One window of the Mytilus galloprovincialis chromosome 14, xbMytGall1.hap1.1, whole genome shotgun sequence genome contains the following:
- the LOC143059066 gene encoding cardioacceleratory peptide receptor-like — MEFYNNTTTHINHSNGTSYKSEQYKVILKWISFVIFLGIITFNTLVIVLLLSRKKKTRMGFFVTNLAISDLCLGLFYVFPELVFNKFGVPWNTYVCYIVYAFLSQWAVYVSIYAIVVMSIDRLYVIVRPLSAASKGQKYRFGLASIAWITGAVLAVQYAVHIKMWKIFCYHSIPYMEAMLYIDATIIIIIPVIVIVICYTGIIITIRRREKRGFIPANSSDTVSTDEIIPKDRVISNAKIKTIKLLLVVVCVYILCWTPIFVDAYLQFYANIQAGLIYNVLYTFAPLNSLANPLVFLIFNFKMFRSKKKKMDFHLMHMNTVKTSLGSKRHH, encoded by the exons ATGGaattttataacaatacaacGACACATATCAATCACAGCAATGGAACAAGTTATAAATCTGAGCAGTACAAG GTGATTTTAAAATGGATATCATTTGTGATTTTCCTTGGTATAATAACATTCAACACACTTGTCATCGTGTTGTTACTATCAAGGAAGAAGAAGACGAGGATGGGATTTTTCGTTACTAACCTTGCAATATCAG ACCTCTGTCTTGGACTCTTTTACGTTTTTCCAGAGTTGGTTTTTAACAAATTTGGAGTTCCCTGGAATACATATGTCTGTTATATTGTGTACGCATTTTTATCACAGTGGGCAGTTTATGTGTCTATATATGCGATAGTTGTAATGTCTATTGATAGACTCTACGTTATTGTGAGACCTTTATCTGCAGCTTCTAAAGGACAAAAGTATCGATTTGGATTAGCATCTATTGCATGGATTACTGGAGCAGTTCTTGCTGTGCAGTATGCTGTTCATATAAAGATGTGGAAGATATTCTGTTATCATAGCATTCCATATATGGAG GCAATGCTATATATTGATGCtacaattataataataattccAGTCATTGTTATTGTCATATGTTATACTGGTATAATAATAACAATTCGTCGACGGGAAAAACGTGGATTTATTCCGGCAAACAGTAGCGATACAG ttTCTACAGATGAAATAATTCCAAAAGATAGGGTGATATCAAATGCAAAAATCAAGACTATAAAACTACTCCTAGTTGTTGTTTGTG TTTATATATTATGCTGGACGCCGATATTTGTAGATGcatatttacagttttatgcCAATATACAAGCCGGATTGATATATAATGTGTTGTATACATTTGCACCATTGAACAGTTTGGCAAACCCGTTAGtgtttttgatatttaatttcaagaTGTTTCgatcaaaaaagaaaaagatggaTTTTCATTTAATGCACATGAATACAGTGAAAACGTCATTAGGTTCAAAACGTCATCATTAA